ATTGAAGTGCAATTTTAATCAATCCTTAGTTTCAAAGAAGCGAAAGAAATATTTATTCTGCATACTTCGAGATAAATTTATTTTCCGAATCatgaacaaacaaataatctgTTTCCCTTCTGAAAATATCAACCAGCTGTCACTCATTCCGATTAGCAAACACGATTCGCCAGATGGAATGCAAAATATTCCAACTAGCCAATTGCAGCTGTACATATTAAGCGtttagttgaaatgacaatgtaaAACAGATTACAGTTACTATAATAGTATTTATTTGTCTCAGTGTAATTTTAGAGGGtaactattaggttttttaccgtcactgctaacctcaatcggatgaacacattttgacagtccagcagtactgtttgtaaacagaaatttcttttgtttgtttattgacaaattgaatcagaccatttacggtccgtatcacctaaataaagttttaaaacatttgttcacgattgaatacgattcgtttttgatatttattaaataaaagtgactagttgcaaagtgtaaagatgattgttttagatgcgctcttcgatttttgtttaagcttgtttgtaaacagtaccgctgatctgtcaaggatgaatacttgttcatttgtgtcgtcacgataaaaaacctaattaggttttgcacgatgacgacacaaatgaactgccgatgaatcaagttcatctttgacagttgccgtgtacttgttttgttttgcgactgtaagttaaaaattgaaaaaatgacgaaaaagtgcctgttaaaaacgtattccacagtgaaaataactaaaaagattgccctgtgtgtgtttccagcatcaaggagcgatttatgtatgaatctgttgagtgtgaggcgacttgcaatttttacattcgaacgatgaagttctgatgaaattttaaactgtaaacaagtacacgtcgactgtcaaaaaaagttcattctgttcatttttgtgaggttatgtcatgttcgtgcaaaacctaatggaTTTTACTGAGCGTGTATGACGTCTAACGTCAAATACAAAGTTCATTCCCAGGTGTTCATTATTCTTGTTGTGAAAAATCCTGAGGTTGATTCGAAATCATGTCTTGTTTTCACTTAAGAAAATAGTGAAATATTACCTGTAATCTAGTGAAAACATACTAAGTGGGCtttgaaaacgatgtttaatttatttccatgcaaaaatcatTGATGCATCTATTAGAAGTAACGTTTTATTGTAAAAGAGTgcagttcaaaaaaattgctGAAAAATAAGATGGCCTATTCTAGCCACATCAGCGATATTGTCAATCTTAACGTTGGTGGGACCAGGTACAGAGTAGAAAAACGTTACAATTTCATCGGTGAGCAGTTGtaatttatgtattttatgttagGTTTTCCACATCCCGTCAAACACTTACATGGGTTCCGGATACGTTCTTCACATCACTACTCAATTCCGAACGTAATGGCCGTATTTCAAGGTAAATTAGTGCATCTAGCAGTAGCTTGCAGTAATAAACTCAACGAAAACTTTCTAGCTTACGTGATGAAACCGATGCCATTTTCATCGATCGGGACCCAAAACTATTCTCCATAATCCTTAACTACTTGAGAACCAAGGAAATCGACATCAAATCTTGTGACATCCGAGTGTTACGCCACGAAGCAGAATTTTACAACATATCTCCACTAATTAAGCGACTAATGTTGTGCGAAGAAATGGATCAGTCTAGTTGTGGAGACGTGCTATTCTACGGTTATCTCCCAGCACCGAGTTAGTATTGATTtctttgttttgtttcgattattacCGTTGTTTTTTTGTCTTATTCATCGTTGTAGACATTCCCATCCAGGAAGTTGTACTGCCGTCTTCGTCGACCAGTTCCGTCAGTTGCGTTACAGCTTGCAATACCTCAACTGGATCTAACGGATCAACACAATCGGCAGGTGTCACGAAACAACCAACTGATTCGTTTCCATCAATCGCCTCGAATCCTGCCCCATCTGCAACTCAACCAAATGTACCAGGGCCATCTACAGCAAATCCAATTGGAACTTTATGTCATCCGTCTTCGAATCCACGCCCAGGATCGATggtacgtgttccggaattctcGCAAAGTTCCGGATCCTCTGGAAGTAGCGCTGGAGGAGCAAGTGGTTCACGACACACTGGCCATTCCCGGAATTCGTCGTGGGACCTGCGTGTGTCCTATAATGGTAACGGAAGAAATTCTCAGTGGGTCCCAGGACATTCACGAACCGCTTCGTTGGATATGATGCGGCACCATTCTCGAAACTCTTCTGTTGatctgaataaatacattcgAAACGATGTCGGTCTGGTGTTCGGTCCAAGCCAATCGTCCGGCTGGACGGATCCAATGCGTGTTCAAATTATCAAAGCTCACCACAACTGGATATTGGTAGCCTATGCTCATTTTGTTACTTGTTACCGTTTGAAGGACTCCTGTGGATGGCAGCAGATATTCGTTTCTCCTTATGTCGAGCAAACGATCGAACGAATCGCAATCAATGCAAAAATGGGCCTGGCCACTTCGGCCGGCGAGCAGTCACACAGTAAAATGGTAGCAATCTCGTACGGCAGTCAAATCCGACTGTGGGGAATCTCGGACGATGGCAGCAAGAGCGACGTGGGCGTCTTCAATTTGAACGTCCGGGTTGAGTATCTGTTCTTCATCGGCAGCCAACTGGTGGCCCTTTCGTCATCCGGAAAAATCGGTGTCTGGCATGCAATGACCCAGCACTGGCAAATACAGGATCTTGTACCGATTCTCTCATTCGACACTGCCGGTTCGTTTCTGCTACTGGGCTGCAACAATGGTTCGATTTACTACATTGGTAAGTTAGAGTGCATGAAAGCGGGATACATTTTTGATTAATTGTTTGTTCTTTTAGATATGCAAAAGTTTCCACTTCGTATGAAGGATAATGATCTGTTAGTTACTGAACTGTATAAAGATCCATCAAACGATTCAATTACGGCTATTTCAGTATATCTGACACCCAAGACTACGAGTAAGTAAATATGATTATAATCAAAGCACGTTAATAATTTACTACAGGCAATAAATCAATCACATTTGTATCAGCCTCTCTAGACATGAGAAACATTTGGTATACTTTTTACGCGTTGATTAGGGCATCTAAATATAACTCGGCAAATGCAAATGATAAGCTATTTATATGTCAAAACGTATGGTTTTCAGCAAGTGATATGAGTATTCCAAAATTACCAAATGTTTCAACAATCAATTATTTGGTTACAACTGCACATTTTGGGTTCAAATTCGGTTTCCATCACCTTTTTCGTACATGCCAAGCACATCAACACCACTACTTGCATATGACACTCCCACCgtgaattcaattcaattccacaacactttcaaaaaaaaaaaaactcgaatcgATCTACAACATGAATAAACGAAGCACCGAATTTCACCAGAAAGATTGGTCTTATTTCAAATCCTTCGTTGTTTCTTTTCCGCGATCTTACTATAATTTGAACTGTGTTAGTACCAGGAGATAAAGAAGGTAATCAATTAAATATTTCCTACGAAAAAAATCATACTGGTTTGTATCACGCCTTACGCCTTTTTCCAAATAGTTTAAGTTTTGTCTCTTTTCATTTTGCTGTTTCACATTCGTCATCTGAGAACGGTCGTAGACCACCTCTTCCAATGTTTCATATCTGTTACGTCCGTTTCCGGCTTGGCACATCACGTGTGAAATTTCCATTTTCGCTATCAGCGTTGTTTTATGTTAAAAATTTTGTCTGTTTCTGCAACTTTTCGGTAAAACACGAAACGCAACATTACTGGAAAAAATACACTTTCAAAATAAACTTCAAGTAGTGGTGCTGGCATGTGTTTTGATTCACTTTTTCAATAATTGTTTGCGCTGGCTTTTCGTAAATGTCGATCGCACGTTGTTACGATGTTTTTTTATAATCTATATTTTCCCAATCAGGTCTGTCAGGTAATTGGATCGAGATCGCTTACGGTACCAAATCGGGTTCCGTACGAGTGATCGTGCAGCATCCGGAAACGGTAGGCCATGGGCCCCAGCTGTTCCAGACGTTCACCGTACACCAAAGCTCCGTGACGAAGGTGACACTGTCGGAGAAATTTCTTATCTCGGTGTGCAGTGAGTACAACCACGTACGTACCTGGCAGGTCACACGGTTCCGCGGCATGATCTCAACCCAGCCGGGTTCAACGCCGGAGGCTTCTTTCAAGGTAAGAAACCTGTCGATGAGTTGCACGGTTGATTTGTGGATGTGGGCAGCCTTCCGATAtgcttacttttttttttttttttaaataactatttattggaatatgagttaaaattaaattattaagatttaaattgggtgttcagccacaagtggtgacttttcagccctgttatatatatatatgatttggttattaccatgaagacatcatttgcttccgcaattctgagatttttgtgtagggaaaattctaaacctacttgtattgtgtaatgcggaaaaggaacttatatactaacttactaactaatacagagagcgaatcgattcaattgaagattgcatcgatttttgtcggaatttgcttataatattatgtgacattacatctaatggttctatatttgtgagtctgtgtaactcatttgtactaaaccagggaggacgcttcagaatcattttcagaattttattctgaatcctttgaagcgttttcttcctggtggaacaacagcttgaccaaattggtaccgcataaagcatggctggtctgaaaatttgtttataaattaacaatttgttttttagacagagcttagaatttctgtttataagaggatataaacatttaatatatttattacactttgcctggattccttcaatgtgatccttgaaagtgagttttttgtcatacgttaaacctaagtatttagcttgatcagaccatgtcaattccaagccattcaatttgagaatgtgattattgtttggtttaagaaaagaagctcttggcttgtgaggaaagatatttaattgcgtttttgctgcatttggtttaattttccattttgacagataatcactgaaaatatttaaacttctttgtaggcgactgcagatcactcttagatttctacctgtggctaacagacttgtgtcgtcacagaatagcgatttctgacaaccaacgggtagatttggaagatcagaagtgaaaatattatacaagattggagctacgctcgaaccctgcggaacaccggctcgtacgggtagcaattcagatttacaattctgatagctaacctgaagagtacgatcagttaaataattttgaatcattttgatcaaataaataggaaactggaaatcagacatttttgctattaaacctttgtgccaaacactgtcgaatgctttttctatgtctagaagagcaactccagtggataacccagaagatttatttgattttatcatgttcgttactctgacaagttgatgagtagttgaatgttcatgacgaaatccaaactgctctggtaaaaaaattgaattctcatttatatgagtcatcattcttaacaagataattttttcaaaaagtttactgatagaagaaagtaagctaattgggcgataacttgatgtttctgctgggtttttatcaggttttaggataggaattactttagcgtttttccatctttttgggaagtaagctaatgaaaaacacttgttgaaaattttaaccaggagtctcaaggcaacatcgggaagatttttaataagaatattaaaaattccatcattaccaggagccttcatgtttttgagtttcctaataattgatttaatttcatcaaaattcgtctcaataatgtcatcgtgtgataacacttgggttgaaatatgatcatacttcagtgagacttcattttcaataggactcacaacgtttaaattaaaattgtggacactctcgaactgctgagctagcttttgagctttttcaccatttgtaagaagtatttgatttccttccttgagagcaggaattggtttctgaggtttcttaagaaccttagaaagtttccagaaaggtttagaatatggtttaatttgttcaacttctttagcgaaattttcatttcgcaaaagagtaaatctatgtttaatttctttttgtaaatccttaactatgtttttcatagcaggatcacgagaacgttgatattgtcgtcgacgaacattcttcaaccgaatgagcagttgaagattgtcatcgatgataggagaatttaatttagtttgagctttgggtactgaaagatttctagcttcgataatataatgattcaaattatcaattgctgtgtcgatgtccgcagaattttctaaaatagtttcatggtccacatgattttcaatgtgagatctgtaatccaaccaattagctctatgatagttgaaaatagaactaattggattaattatagcttcgttggaaagtctgaatgttacaggaagatgatctgagtcaaaatcagcatgagtaatcggttcactacaaatgtgactttgatctgttagaaccagatcaattgtagacgggtttttcacggaagagaaacaagtaggattactgggatgaagaactgtaaagtaaccagctgagagttgattatgaagtattttaccattactgttattttgcctacaattccactggacatgcttagcatttaagtcccctattacgaaaaatttcgatcgatatcttgtaagtttttgcaaatcgcctttaaagaaatttaattgttcgccggtgcattggaatggcaaatatgctccagcgatgaaataaattccatgaatggtttcaacttcgattcccaagctttcaataactttagtattgaaagaaggtaaaattcgatgtttaatttgccgttggacaaaaatggcaactccaccaccaattccagtaaacctgtcaaatcgatgaaccacataatgtggattacttttcaattttacatttggtttaagaaaagtttctgtcacaatggcaatatgaattttgtgaactttgagaaaattataaaattcatcttcactcgatttcaaagatcgagcattccaatttaaaatattcaaataattatttaacatcactgttaaattttaaattcattataatattatttgcaaatttccatccgatttgaaatgcttcaaaaagtgatgaagtcgaattcatttggatgatcatttgaaaaagttgatcttgtaggtagatcattttattttcagttatatcgcctaaatcgacttcatttaaagaagcgaatggcattgaaggaatatttgtaggtagactgccattagaagaagatgatttggccggtctacctattaataaattgttttcgttagaagaagaactgcaaggcggtcctgtgttttgattatttacattagaagaaataggagatagatttctacctaatataccagcataactgacattagaagaagatgatgacgaggtcgatctacctgtcaataaattgttttcgttagaagacgaattggcaggtgccttagaagaattttcaggtatgttctgtaaatttaaggtcgttgatttgacttgttgtctaagcgaacgagcgtttaaaattttttccctgacaggacatttcaaataattggatttatgatttccattgcaatttgaacatgaaaatttatcagtggtttcattcattggacaaacgtctttcgaatgcgatttaccacaattcaaacaccgtatatccatatgacaatttttggttccatggccgaagccttggcaacgacgacattgcgttaagtttgcaatacgattatgccgtttataatgttcccaatgaattttaatgtgggaaatgaaacgtactttttctaaagttttcaaattgtttacatcacttcgattgaagtgtattaggtaaagttcatgggaaattccagagcgtggtttagaagtaccattagctctttttttcataagtattacttgggaaggggcaaaaccaagcaattcttttatttcatttttaatttcatcaatactttgatcatttgataatcctttcaagacagccttgaagggtctgtctgattttatatcatatgaataaaatttatgaagtttttcggacaaatatcgaataagacgttcgtaatcttccaatccatccaccaagactcgacattctcctcttcgtccgatttgaaatgagacttttacttccgggagaaaagtagaaagctcagtacggaatgctttgaagtcggaaatcatcaccgtcactggtggcatagattgatgtttcttcccagaacgacaagcgtccattttgggaatttttgaagaattttcttctatgtcgctacaatcggattcaggaagaatctcgtaaatattgttagacggcataggatcaacggaagggcaatccgtccgttgtcttttatttttacattcagattctataagatcgtgaatgttattagaaaaatgttgaataacggattgtgatttattccgtattgaattatttttagccttaggcttgttgcctttccggttggacgcaggcatttttgaaattaatgaaattttaaattaaattaactaggctaaattagtcttcgattagactcctagctagccttaaaaaaggctgattaatttcttagtcactctaatatcactctttgtatcacttagtcactctaatatcactctttgtatcacttagttagtgattcaggtagccttgaaaaagactgaagccttgaatcaatgaaactctaggtagccagaaaaaaattccaggagccaagagctatacgcgtgcggtgcgaacgactgttcaacaccgactgcgaTATGCTTACTTTGTTTCTAACTACGATATCCGACTTCGGGTATTGAACACTAAGACCACCAACATATTTGAAGACCATTTTATCACAATCGAAACCAAAATTTTTTATGTTAGAGCAGGTAAAAGCCCACTGGAACTGAAACTCTCTTGGTCTCTTTCtctaacaggcataaaacctctttATCTTTTGTACCATATGACCATTTACCACCCAATGTCACGACTATTCACCATCGATTCGAACCTTATCTCTCTTgcgcctcttcctctcatgtatttcatCGCCGAAGCGTTGAATGTAAGTCCAATCCTGCTGGCATCTGCTTTCAGTCTGATGCACGTTTCCGGCATCACCTCAAAGTTTTGTTCAATTATGTCAATATCGTTTTTGCATGGACTTTTTGAAGATCCCAGTTCTCCTTATCACTAGGTACTAGGTCGTCATTGTTATACTTATTGAGTACTTTTTTCATTCCAGATCGTATCCCTAGAGGCTGTTGATTCTACCTACAGTTATTCCGCCGGCAACGATTTTGGACCCTTCGGTGAGCAGGATGACGAGCAAATCTTTGTACAGAAAGTTGTTCCGGATACGGACCAGCTGTATGTGAGACTTGCATCAAACGGAGAACGTGTCTGTCTGATTCGATCGGTTGATGGAACCACGATTACGTCGTTCTGTGTTCACGAGTGCGAAGGATCATCCCGGATGGGTTCGAGACCGCGCCGATTCATTCTTTCAGGGCACTGCAATGGCGCCATTCAGATGTGGGATCTTACGACAGCactggaaattttcaaaaagaaagaTCAACACAAAAAACTGGTGGGAGGACCTACAGCAGATGAATTGATTCGATTGCTGGACCAGTGTGACCTGAGCAACAGTCACTGCTCGACACCGTGCATGTCGCCATGTCCTTCTGCAGCCTCAGTGGGAGTAGCCACCGTAGCTAGACTGAAACCGTTCAATGTTGCGTTCCTGAACCAATCAGCGGCCGCAGGCGCAGCTGGGCCTGGCTGCGGTATTCCTAATCCGGACCAACCAAACTGATGGATGCTACGACGACgtagaggtatttgaaagtggtTATGCTGTTATCTGCAGATCTAGAAATTTGACAGGCAGCGAATTATCTCTGTTAAAACCTCGTACTGTACTGCGAACAGGATAGCACGTTTATATTCTCTCATTGTGATTTTATTCTTGTAACGGTTGAAAACAGTTCATCACTAGACCGGTTACTCTATAGTGAGCAGTTCTTACTATCGacgttcagaagagttgttttgAGCTATACGTATCCAGTAGTACTATAAACAATAACTATGACATTAGCAGATATTTTAAATTTAGTCAATTCAATACGTagaggaaaaatatatttttacttaAAAACGTtacgtttgtttatttcttcttcttgatCTTTGGGcatagagaacagacatccatgctagaacaaactttaaaaaaaaactgtgtaaaACATACAAATCAAAATTCTCTAACAATCACAAGAGCCCATAAGCGATTACTGGGCACATAACCATTGTATGGTTGATgctagcataaatcaaataaacatagatttcccagtgtaatagtaatgtagttgagaaacccgtgacaccaaaagcaccgtctggtggagaatgggtgcgtaaatgctcctaaaatgcatgcaaaaagttgcctgtgcatttaacacaaccacagtagctaatggaaaaaagtacacccgtttgtcactagaggtgctgttactgtcaccgtacagtgagaaatctatgtttatttgatttatgatgctaggatcctactgacactacccacttagaaaaaaacgttcaacggtggtccttcattggtccaatacgttgtatcattggtccaatgaaagtccaatcaatcgttcaacgggaggccaacacgggtccttcgtttgccgattttgaaacagaccgttgaaccgaatgccatttttttcgttcaacaaacccggcagacagaggtccattgttgagccatttttaacatgaggagttggagccccgttggactagttttactgcagaatttctgaagttttctccactcatttgtttaaactaacaacacatacctgcacaatacttctacttcacgtagaataacaacaaattttctttctatgtaaaggtaaaacttaattttcacactatttttgcaagagaaaaaacaacaacaaacctttccagcaaattgaacgaatatttcgtgcaatattgaacaatccaatcagcgtggtcaccacgagatagcgttatggtgagtgttttgacatatcccatgcatttagaaacatttttggcgaatttttcaatttacttgagtttgaaagaatgcagacgGCAAAACCTTactaatatgggtaagaaaaacgattattcacgtgttgtcatcaaacatatgatttcaaattgtcctatactcttgacaatctcgaatgaaatttgaaattttcagttcacatacagatttgatttagatgataaaacatgagtaaatagactagccATAAAACTTgtaatcataatttatcaaaaaatctcaaaacccaacccaaaaaacaaagaatatcccagatatgaaaacagtacccaacctcacttcttcaaatttggtatttcatgttacaatttctccataaatatcaatcaaacataccacggaaagttactgaatcattaatgatcgatttttttaccaaattttcacacgtttttgtatgttagtattcgattcataagaaaaaaaaaataaaaacccagcattttgttcgaatcttcaagaaaaatttgaaaattatcaccatcgcttagttcaaagctcgccactcgggcagcgcagcgatcgcaaaagagttggttggattcttcaatatcgttcaacaagcgatcaaaaatcaacaaaattgaacggcctgctgagagggtaatgtcgtttttcattgagaacactcgtggagtgttttactcgattcgtgcacttttcgtgcagtcgggcaatcaaagTTAACAGGTGcaccccacattatcagatccgaatggattccgaatcggcgagaaattttcattcggaatttcatgtggaaatcataatggattccgaatcaattccaactccagtgcaccaaccgattccgaatgaaccggttcgccgacaaccggttgattcggaaatcattcggaattgagtgagaagatgcggactgaattgtcaatttgtcttcttcttcttctttcctgattttgcacgttttcgtgctgattttcagtttatttttaaacgaaaacattatataactgaatatacaaatttaaatcttcatgtttttcggatatacagaactagtaaataaccagttcttcttagaatcccaacataaactattgaaattcgctggaaattaacaaaacggcctaccttagtcagcatcatccattcctctagctggagtgtagtaaaatggcttaagtcgcttaaatttcacactaacacattcataaaatgagcgaatattcaatgacatttataatgtcactgtcaatcaggttgatcgagcagccaactcaggcgaaaattctagaactaaaccgatcgagcactgcagtcatgcagtcgagtaagaattcattgctcattccgtcatttcgataatgtgggactgtgtttcattgacttgcaccgcacgaaaaaaatgcactttcggggcaattcgcgggcaactattttgcacccgttttcttttccgagcagcatgcgtgcaaaccaaactttacaaaaccgtttcattgatcggctgtcagggcaaaacactggcaccgagcgagtggaatcaatgaaaaacgacataagaatccttccaggtcggggttcaacaactggcttataagaccagtaccctgtgcattgaaccgccaaccgggAGCAATGTGTAAtaccaaaattgaaaaataaaaacagtagatattgtttcaaaatgtAAAATGATGCTAGAACAAAAGAGATATTTGCAGCAATTAGAAGTAACCGAAAATTCTTAATTTACACAAGTATTCTTCGTACCCGATCCCACATTCCCTGTTCTTATTCGTGTACTTTCTGTACTCGTTTCTGTACTTCCTGCATGTTCTTTTTCGCTAGCGATACACAATGTAAACGTCAATCTTGGTTGAAAGCTTTTAGGTACGATCGGACCGATGTCGTGCTCAATCGAGTGGATGATCCAactgacaaaattcactgggacgTTCGACTTTGCatgcatgaattaccattgtattagcacagactaacagccatgacagtatgagtaaattcttataaaaataatttttcgtgatgcactagttccacctatattgtactgcgcgaactatttactatcggtacaccccttgtgtgatgtaaaagtttttttactagttggttttccCTCGTTTgtgaacaccgatcagctgcttgcagggatgcttgatttcatcataatatttgaaaatgaatcgtcacaatacattattggattacgttgataatatatttaacttttttagcgatgttggaagattttatttttctctacgttgttcatctagactatttttgattgtgttggtaattttaacctgaaattaagtggcggtagaTCAGAAGCTagtgaatattgtaacaaaacgggttcgatccTTTATTGCGTTGGAATATCCTTTA
This genomic window from Malaya genurostris strain Urasoe2022 chromosome 1, Malgen_1.1, whole genome shotgun sequence contains:
- the LOC131440301 gene encoding BTB/POZ domain-containing protein KCTD3, translating into MAYSSHISDIVNLNVGGTRFSTSRQTLTWVPDTFFTSLLNSERNGRISSLRDETDAIFIDRDPKLFSIILNYLRTKEIDIKSCDIRVLRHEAEFYNISPLIKRLMLCEEMDQSSCGDVLFYGYLPAPNIPIQEVVLPSSSTSSVSCVTACNTSTGSNGSTQSAGVTKQPTDSFPSIASNPAPSATQPNVPGPSTANPIGTLCHPSSNPRPGSMVRVPEFSQSSGSSGSSAGGASGSRHTGHSRNSSWDLRVSYNGNGRNSQWVPGHSRTASLDMMRHHSRNSSVDLNKYIRNDVGLVFGPSQSSGWTDPMRVQIIKAHHNWILVAYAHFVTCYRLKDSCGWQQIFVSPYVEQTIERIAINAKMGLATSAGEQSHSKMVAISYGSQIRLWGISDDGSKSDVGVFNLNVRVEYLFFIGSQLVALSSSGKIGVWHAMTQHWQIQDLVPILSFDTAGSFLLLGCNNGSIYYIDMQKFPLRMKDNDLLVTELYKDPSNDSITAISVYLTPKTTSLSGNWIEIAYGTKSGSVRVIVQHPETVGHGPQLFQTFTVHQSSVTKVTLSEKFLISVCSEYNHVRTWQVTRFRGMISTQPGSTPEASFKIVSLEAVDSTYSYSAGNDFGPFGEQDDEQIFVQKVVPDTDQLYVRLASNGERVCLIRSVDGTTITSFCVHECEGSSRMGSRPRRFILSGHCNGAIQMWDLTTALEIFKKKDQHKKLVGGPTADELIRLLDQCDLSNSHCSTPCMSPCPSAASVGVATVARLKPFNVAFLNQSAAAGAAGPGCGIPNPDQPN